Proteins from one Microbacterium hatanonis genomic window:
- a CDS encoding SURF1 family protein translates to MLRPRWIGVLAVCLVVAGVFAWLGQWQLSRAIDTSPPPPGSTEVVRPLDDVVAPGDYLEEPLVGQRVDVSGTWVPDDFIVVSSRFNDGVEGYWVTGQLRVTDSPSPVSLAVAVGWTSDKAQAEAAASDLSAQAAASPALVDLTGRIISDEGAAVPAKTDPQEIPRMSPAALLSRWHDTADLEVYRPYLTAAEPMGGLEAISSPAPAEGSNVNWLNIFYAAEWAVFAGFAFYLWYRLARDAWEKEIEDLEDAAGETAA, encoded by the coding sequence ATGCTCCGGCCGCGGTGGATCGGCGTGCTCGCCGTCTGCCTCGTCGTGGCCGGCGTCTTCGCCTGGCTGGGCCAGTGGCAGCTCAGCCGAGCCATCGACACGTCGCCGCCCCCGCCGGGGTCGACCGAGGTCGTGCGGCCGCTCGATGATGTCGTCGCGCCGGGCGACTACCTCGAAGAGCCCCTCGTGGGGCAGCGGGTCGACGTCTCGGGCACGTGGGTTCCCGACGACTTCATCGTCGTCTCGTCCCGCTTCAACGACGGAGTCGAGGGGTACTGGGTCACCGGTCAGCTGCGCGTCACCGACTCGCCGTCGCCGGTGTCCCTGGCCGTCGCGGTCGGATGGACGAGCGACAAGGCCCAGGCCGAGGCCGCCGCATCCGACCTGTCGGCGCAGGCCGCGGCATCCCCGGCACTCGTGGATCTGACGGGGCGCATCATCTCGGACGAGGGTGCGGCCGTTCCCGCCAAGACCGACCCGCAGGAGATCCCGAGGATGTCGCCCGCCGCCCTGCTGTCGCGGTGGCACGACACGGCCGACCTCGAGGTCTACCGCCCCTACCTGACGGCGGCCGAGCCGATGGGCGGGCTCGAGGCGATCTCGTCGCCCGCGCCCGCCGAGGGCTCCAACGTCAACTGGCTCAACATCTTCTACGCGGCCGAGTGGGCCGTGTTCGCGGGCTTCGCGTTCTACCTCTGGTACCGCCTGGCGCGTGACGCGTGGGAGAAGGAGATCGAAGACCTCGAGGATGCTGCGGGGGAGACCGCGGCGTAG
- a CDS encoding purple acid phosphatase family protein codes for MPRFARPAMITAGCLAVVIGLTSFGGGVAVAAGGGLAPPAVDPKTVHAPTAVPDRVILTPTATPTTSQSVTWRTSDAVTTPRVEWALSGPSTPTDVQSIDAASTVRYDADLGYQVAHHTATIAGLAAETTYIYRVGDGETWGEWLEFTTASETPGDFSFLVQGDAQNDNKAYTSRTFRAAFEARPYARAVVHAGDLIDTDNSDAEWGEWHEAAAFSNQYLNVLAATGNHEYWPSDVLSRNWRAQFEYPLNGPASQPTLSETVYYVDYQGVRFITLDSTQAGATAARDAQTAWLDAVLADNPNRWTVVTFHHPIYSVTSGRDNAVLRNAWQPLFEKYDVDLVVQGHDHAYGRGNLVANEQNLPEGADPAKSHTGPVYLVSVAGPKMYVPDPAGANNWTANGANLRVVGRDVQLFQTVDVTSDGRMHVEARTVDGALFDAFTIKKDAAGTKLVTTDDTAWTGGPGSTRDGVAAPGTPDPEPTPEPTPEPTPEPTSTPEPTSTPQPTSTPQPTSTPEPTSTPEPTATPEPTSTPEPTTVPTPSTQPTTTPTPAPTPGGGGTATAMMVGDSVVAPGGSLSVSGTGFTPGERVAIELHSTPVTLALSTADATGAIAAEVTIPAGTEPGEHTIVLTGLDSGRTASAAITVTQAATGAAAALPATGAALPVGLMVLGGALAIGGGIVVGRSVLRNRKAS; via the coding sequence GTGCCTCGATTCGCGCGTCCCGCAATGATCACGGCCGGCTGCCTGGCCGTCGTGATCGGACTGACAAGTTTCGGAGGCGGCGTCGCCGTCGCCGCCGGGGGAGGCCTCGCGCCACCCGCCGTCGACCCCAAGACCGTCCACGCGCCCACCGCGGTGCCCGACCGCGTGATCCTCACCCCGACGGCGACGCCGACGACGAGCCAGTCGGTGACCTGGCGCACCTCCGACGCGGTCACCACGCCTCGCGTCGAATGGGCCCTGAGCGGACCCAGCACACCCACGGACGTGCAGTCGATCGACGCGGCGTCGACCGTCCGGTACGACGCCGACCTCGGTTACCAGGTCGCGCACCACACCGCGACGATCGCGGGACTCGCGGCCGAGACCACGTACATCTATCGCGTCGGCGACGGGGAGACATGGGGGGAGTGGCTCGAGTTCACCACCGCGAGCGAGACCCCCGGCGACTTCAGCTTCCTCGTGCAGGGCGACGCGCAGAACGACAACAAGGCCTACACCTCGCGCACCTTCCGAGCAGCCTTCGAGGCCCGGCCGTACGCGCGGGCCGTCGTCCACGCCGGCGACCTCATCGACACCGACAACAGCGACGCCGAGTGGGGCGAGTGGCACGAGGCCGCGGCCTTCTCGAACCAGTACCTCAACGTGCTGGCCGCGACCGGCAACCACGAGTACTGGCCGTCCGACGTGCTCTCGCGCAACTGGCGCGCACAGTTCGAGTACCCGTTGAACGGGCCCGCGTCGCAGCCGACCCTGAGCGAGACCGTCTACTACGTCGACTACCAGGGCGTGCGGTTCATCACCCTCGACTCGACGCAGGCCGGTGCCACCGCCGCGCGCGACGCGCAGACAGCGTGGCTCGACGCGGTGCTGGCCGACAACCCGAACCGGTGGACGGTCGTGACGTTCCACCACCCGATCTACTCGGTCACGAGCGGCCGTGACAACGCGGTGCTCCGCAACGCCTGGCAGCCGCTCTTCGAGAAGTACGACGTCGACCTGGTCGTGCAGGGTCATGACCACGCCTACGGCCGAGGCAACCTCGTCGCGAACGAGCAGAATCTGCCCGAGGGTGCCGACCCCGCCAAGAGCCACACGGGTCCCGTCTATCTCGTGAGCGTGGCCGGGCCGAAGATGTACGTCCCCGACCCGGCGGGCGCGAACAACTGGACCGCGAACGGCGCGAACCTCCGTGTCGTCGGCCGTGATGTGCAGTTGTTCCAGACGGTCGATGTGACCTCGGACGGCCGCATGCACGTCGAGGCGCGCACGGTCGACGGTGCTCTGTTCGACGCTTTCACGATCAAGAAGGATGCTGCGGGCACCAAGCTCGTGACCACCGATGACACCGCCTGGACGGGTGGGCCGGGGTCGACCCGCGACGGCGTCGCTGCTCCCGGCACCCCTGACCCGGAGCCGACCCCCGAGCCGACCCCCGAGCCGACCCCGGAGCCGACCTCGACGCCGGAGCCGACCTCCACGCCGCAACCGACCTCCACGCCGCAACCGACCTCGACCCCGGAGCCCACCTCGACGCCGGAGCCGACCGCGACGCCGGAGCCGACTAGCACCCCCGAGCCGACCACGGTTCCGACGCCGTCGACTCAGCCCACCACGACGCCGACCCCCGCACCCACCCCGGGTGGCGGCGGCACCGCGACGGCGATGATGGTCGGCGACAGCGTGGTGGCGCCGGGCGGTTCGCTCTCCGTCTCGGGCACCGGCTTCACCCCGGGCGAGCGCGTGGCGATCGAGCTGCACTCGACGCCGGTCACGCTCGCGCTGAGCACCGCCGACGCGACCGGGGCGATCGCCGCAGAGGTGACGATCCCGGCGGGCACCGAGCCCGGCGAGCACACGATCGTGCTGACCGGTCTCGACTCCGGCCGCACCGCGAGCGCGGCGATCACCGTCACGCAGGCGGCGACCGGGGCCGCGGCGGCCCTCCCCGCCACGGGGGCAGCGCTCCCCGTCGGCTTGATGGTCCTCGGCGGCGCGCTCGCCATCGGCGGCGGCATCGTCGTCGGCCGTTCCGTCCTCCGCAACCGAAAGGCCTCCTGA